From Methanocorpusculum sp., the proteins below share one genomic window:
- a CDS encoding MIP/aquaporin family protein, giving the protein MDLIKRSLAELVGTMILVFIGCGSVVMMLMLAAGTTTSTSFDIGIGALGGMGDWLGISAAFGLAVATVIYALGTVSGAHINPAVSIALCAIRKFPVKDTIVYVIAQCIGAAIGAALLFLIIGPESLSVGGLGATAPFPGISLWQALLAEIVGTFILMLVIMGVAVNKKAPAGFAGLAIGAAVTAVIVATGNISGGSINPARSFGPDFMRLILSGSDALWTTYPIYIAGPIIGAVLAAFFYEFVAGKPE; this is encoded by the coding sequence ATGGATCTCATTAAGCGTTCTCTCGCAGAACTCGTCGGCACGATGATCCTTGTGTTCATTGGCTGTGGGTCCGTCGTGATGATGCTGATGCTTGCTGCAGGTACGACTACGTCGACCTCATTCGACATAGGAATCGGAGCTCTTGGCGGAATGGGTGACTGGTTAGGTATCAGTGCTGCATTCGGTCTGGCTGTCGCAACAGTAATCTATGCACTTGGAACCGTGTCGGGTGCTCATATCAACCCTGCGGTGAGCATAGCTCTCTGCGCGATCCGGAAGTTCCCGGTGAAGGACACGATCGTATATGTCATTGCCCAATGTATCGGCGCAGCTATTGGCGCAGCGTTGTTGTTCCTTATTATCGGACCAGAATCGCTCAGTGTTGGCGGACTCGGAGCAACTGCCCCGTTCCCCGGGATCTCTCTCTGGCAAGCTCTCCTGGCAGAAATAGTTGGGACGTTTATCCTCATGCTCGTGATCATGGGTGTTGCCGTTAACAAGAAAGCACCTGCAGGGTTTGCCGGTCTTGCAATCGGTGCGGCCGTCACTGCCGTCATCGTCGCAACCGGGAACATTTCAGGCGGCTCGATCAACCCGGCAAGATCCTTTGGTCCTGATTTTATGAGACTGATCTTATCCGGATCTGATGCCCTCTGGACGACATACCCGATCTATATAGCCGGTCCTATTATCGGCGCCGTACTCGCAGCGTTCTTCTATGAGTTCGTTGCGGGAAAACCTGAGTAA
- a CDS encoding flippase-like domain-containing protein, giving the protein MDKSQKRWLFISLGISFVVLFVMLILTIDTTTLIELEKCNPWIILLAFGMHIISLGFWALRIKLMCRSLGYKVPFIHSFNLVCSNMFLASVTPSQIGGEPVRVYELTKVHVPGGEATAVVIMERVFDAIVLAGGTVIGVFLLGMFFADLNFPEAYMIVAYIGAGVFAGLLILFLIIAKNHAWSNRVVNKLLHLLGRKKSPDVIQEYQRKIDMHMEKFYATLRHFTGKSKTGMFYGLVFSALYWINEFVIASVLMVGLGLPPNYILSFIFMILITVIMMIPLTPGGVGIAEVSMAGFYALIIPTSLIGVFVLLWRLIMYYFNIVIGFIASMIIVRRESKTQKDEPVNL; this is encoded by the coding sequence ATGGATAAATCACAAAAGAGATGGCTGTTTATTTCTCTGGGTATCAGTTTTGTCGTTCTTTTTGTGATGTTGATCCTCACCATTGACACCACCACACTTATTGAACTAGAGAAATGCAATCCGTGGATCATTCTCCTTGCATTTGGCATGCATATAATCTCCCTTGGCTTCTGGGCGCTACGCATCAAACTCATGTGCAGATCGCTCGGCTATAAAGTGCCGTTTATCCATTCATTCAATCTCGTCTGTTCCAATATGTTCCTTGCGTCAGTTACCCCCTCCCAGATCGGCGGTGAACCGGTCAGAGTCTATGAACTCACCAAAGTACATGTTCCCGGTGGAGAAGCTACTGCAGTAGTAATCATGGAGCGAGTATTCGATGCAATCGTGCTTGCAGGGGGGACGGTAATTGGCGTGTTTCTTCTTGGAATGTTTTTTGCCGACCTCAACTTCCCGGAAGCATACATGATCGTTGCGTACATTGGAGCCGGAGTCTTCGCAGGCCTTCTCATCCTATTCCTGATCATTGCCAAAAACCATGCATGGTCAAACAGAGTTGTAAACAAACTGCTTCACCTGCTTGGCCGGAAAAAATCACCGGATGTCATTCAAGAATATCAGAGAAAAATCGACATGCACATGGAAAAATTCTATGCGACACTTCGACACTTCACTGGTAAATCAAAAACAGGAATGTTCTACGGGCTCGTGTTCAGTGCCCTCTACTGGATCAACGAATTTGTGATCGCCTCCGTTCTGATGGTCGGGCTCGGTCTGCCGCCAAACTACATTCTCTCGTTCATCTTCATGATCCTCATTACCGTGATCATGATGATCCCTCTCACACCCGGCGGAGTAGGAATTGCTGAAGTATCCATGGCAGGATTCTACGCCCTGATTATCCCAACTTCTCTAATAGGTGTGTTTGTTCTCTTGTGGCGGCTTATCATGTATTACTTCAATATCGTCATTGGATTCATCGCAAGCATGATAATCGTCCGCCGCGAGTCAAAAACTCAGAAAGATGAGCCGGTAAACCTCTAA
- a CDS encoding HVO_0476 family zinc finger protein codes for MDNDIILLDCPVCGEETDFEILKEPPEAVVKCTVCGHVMRVTLKEPRVLTVKAVVSYGNDSHTGTIDLIEGDTITVGDYLVAEVGEDSFSVEVTSIEENNARRQKLPAEKIEVLWARLVDQVIIRASLNKGAITIPLYENVEGNKVYTVDHITSVGGRQFRVTRIKLRKGNIITRKDKTAEAHEIKRIYGERS; via the coding sequence ATGGATAACGATATCATACTACTCGACTGTCCGGTCTGCGGCGAGGAAACAGACTTTGAGATTCTGAAAGAGCCCCCGGAAGCAGTTGTAAAATGTACCGTCTGCGGACATGTAATGCGGGTCACTTTGAAAGAACCACGGGTTTTGACCGTAAAGGCCGTAGTAAGCTATGGAAATGATTCACACACCGGAACGATCGATCTGATTGAAGGAGACACCATCACGGTCGGTGATTATCTGGTTGCGGAGGTGGGTGAAGATTCTTTCAGTGTTGAGGTCACCTCAATCGAGGAAAATAATGCACGCAGACAAAAACTGCCTGCGGAAAAAATAGAAGTACTCTGGGCCAGACTTGTCGATCAGGTCATCATTCGTGCTTCACTGAACAAAGGCGCCATAACGATCCCGCTTTACGAGAATGTCGAAGGGAACAAAGTCTATACAGTTGATCACATCACATCCGTTGGCGGCAGACAGTTCCGCGTGACAAGAATCAAACTTCGGAAAGGAAATATCATTACCAGAAAAGACAAAACCGCCGAGGCGCACGAGATCAAAAGGATCTACGGCGAACGGTCATAA
- a CDS encoding DUF2193 domain-containing protein, whose product MSELYKKMITEAMAAQHADVEVLKERRGKHFTLKDARPYVEAVAKMTVGPKQSASVINLHKDSVKTHFDVLSGLTRHVRPEDDPFVEHYQTPVVLEILRDQDAKFAKSLEIFADSIKTHEAIIGKEAARCYAGFYGPTCVVDFALMPGSTSNVVNQILTKTEMPIAHKQAILAAKSWGMNTSYGIGDLFAKRIEAGDSLAEASRKEVRQLQDLYRNPVDAQAKLMQKAGMKSFSARRYMENYRKGMEKTVKAAIDDGVHYGNIATIPAYCVGDVSHHISQSTFNMCKDDVIMATIEAVTNVIEKTLLAAIPSIKTPYQLLNVATGASAAATEYILELDAFNAPMIVDLLTKRYHNLVMINPTRGAAAELHNCDFMDMIYRGWKILDKAQRVKNGSGKPLVPKIDGIPIDLSPIHENEVLMNPQRYAYPACAITVRASALMRLADYPCLLTSEPITATMMTNIIALDKKTVAAPVRSCKSCATACLVGARHQYCQYREAV is encoded by the coding sequence ATGTCAGAACTCTACAAAAAGATGATTACTGAGGCAATGGCTGCACAGCATGCCGATGTCGAAGTGCTTAAAGAAAGACGTGGAAAGCATTTCACGCTCAAAGACGCCCGCCCCTATGTTGAGGCGGTTGCAAAGATGACCGTCGGTCCAAAACAGAGCGCTTCTGTCATCAATCTGCACAAAGACTCAGTGAAGACGCATTTTGACGTTCTCTCTGGTCTGACCAGACATGTCAGGCCCGAAGACGATCCTTTTGTTGAACATTATCAGACGCCTGTCGTTCTTGAGATCCTTCGGGACCAGGATGCAAAGTTTGCAAAAAGTCTGGAGATCTTTGCTGACTCGATCAAAACCCATGAGGCGATCATCGGTAAAGAGGCCGCACGCTGTTATGCAGGTTTCTACGGTCCCACCTGTGTTGTTGACTTTGCTCTGATGCCGGGCTCAACAAGCAATGTCGTCAATCAGATCCTCACAAAAACCGAGATGCCGATCGCTCACAAGCAGGCGATCCTTGCCGCAAAATCATGGGGAATGAACACCTCATATGGTATTGGCGATCTCTTTGCAAAACGTATTGAAGCCGGCGACTCTCTTGCCGAAGCCTCGAGAAAAGAGGTCCGTCAGCTTCAGGATCTCTACCGGAATCCGGTAGATGCTCAGGCGAAACTCATGCAAAAAGCAGGTATGAAATCCTTCTCCGCAAGGAGATATATGGAGAACTACCGTAAAGGCATGGAAAAAACCGTGAAAGCGGCCATCGATGACGGGGTCCATTATGGAAATATCGCCACGATCCCTGCATACTGTGTAGGTGATGTGTCCCACCACATTTCCCAGTCAACATTCAACATGTGCAAGGATGATGTGATCATGGCAACTATCGAGGCGGTCACAAATGTCATCGAAAAGACACTTCTTGCCGCGATTCCAAGCATCAAAACACCCTACCAGCTTCTGAATGTGGCAACCGGTGCTTCTGCTGCGGCAACTGAGTATATTCTGGAGCTTGATGCATTCAATGCTCCAATGATCGTGGATCTTCTGACGAAGAGATATCACAACCTTGTAATGATCAATCCGACCAGGGGGGCAGCTGCCGAACTGCACAACTGTGATTTCATGGATATGATCTACCGCGGATGGAAGATCCTTGATAAAGCCCAGAGAGTTAAGAATGGATCAGGTAAACCGCTCGTACCCAAAATTGATGGAATCCCCATCGATCTCTCACCAATCCATGAGAACGAAGTGCTCATGAACCCCCAGCGCTATGCATATCCGGCATGCGCCATCACCGTTCGTGCCTCTGCTCTTATGCGGCTTGCTGACTATCCGTGTCTTCTGACGAGTGAACCGATTACAGCAACAATGATGACCAACATCATTGCGCTCGACAAAAAGACCGTGGCAGCCCCGGTGCGTTCCTGTAAGAGTTGTGCAACAGCATGTCTTGTCGGAGCTCGGCACCAGTACTGCCAGTACCGAGAGGCTGTCTAG
- the xseA gene encoding exodeoxyribonuclease VII large subunit, producing MAGKKRIAQQKTLAFGNEESESSLLTPITENSTLGASDTTLSVSELAKRIREVVDCPLLTDIVVRGEITGYRPNASGHLYFSLTEQGDNPASISCVMWKYSVKNLPFSVKDGMLIQATGLVDFYPAGGRLQFIIKKMEPALFGKAGLYLLKEQWRKELEAKGIIPRPQAEIRDPPLFPRNIGIVTSKTGSVLQDIINVIGRRFPLPILLAGTSVQGDGAEKGIVSAIQSLQDKADVIIIARGGGSFEDLFVFNHPDVVTAIRSSTVPIISAVGHETDTTLSDFAADRRVPTPSAAAETVVPDHSVLLEKLEKDRRSIHDRMVWLLSAEQKNVAEMKIRVDPTRLTRKLDLMHQQTAELEERIRRAALRRIDVEREACRAWSVMMQKGAQNRITNARLAFLAQKEIILGRDPYKPLERGYALVWKDGAVVRSVKKIAKDDRLNLKLADGEITSVVESIK from the coding sequence ATGGCAGGAAAGAAGCGGATAGCTCAGCAAAAGACGCTTGCGTTTGGTAACGAGGAGTCAGAGTCCTCGCTTCTTACTCCGATTACGGAAAACTCAACGCTAGGAGCTTCAGACACCACCCTTAGCGTATCTGAACTTGCAAAGCGGATACGTGAAGTTGTTGACTGCCCGCTTCTCACCGATATCGTTGTCAGAGGAGAGATCACCGGATATCGTCCGAATGCGTCCGGGCATCTATACTTCTCACTAACTGAACAAGGGGATAATCCAGCATCCATATCCTGCGTGATGTGGAAATATTCGGTCAAAAATCTCCCATTTTCTGTGAAAGACGGCATGCTTATCCAAGCAACAGGTCTGGTTGATTTTTATCCGGCAGGGGGAAGACTCCAGTTCATCATCAAGAAAATGGAACCAGCGCTTTTTGGAAAAGCAGGACTTTACCTTCTGAAAGAACAGTGGAGAAAAGAGCTGGAGGCAAAAGGGATCATCCCGAGGCCGCAGGCAGAAATTCGTGACCCGCCGCTTTTTCCAAGAAACATCGGGATCGTTACCTCAAAAACCGGATCGGTCCTGCAGGACATCATAAATGTTATCGGCAGACGGTTTCCTCTGCCGATCCTGCTCGCAGGTACATCTGTTCAAGGTGACGGAGCAGAGAAGGGCATCGTGTCTGCGATCCAGTCTCTGCAGGATAAAGCAGATGTGATCATCATCGCTAGAGGCGGCGGGAGTTTTGAAGATCTGTTCGTCTTCAACCATCCGGATGTAGTCACCGCGATCCGGAGCTCAACTGTTCCGATCATCAGCGCGGTCGGGCATGAAACCGACACGACCCTCTCAGATTTTGCCGCAGACCGACGAGTTCCGACCCCTTCAGCGGCAGCCGAGACCGTAGTCCCTGACCATTCAGTGCTTCTCGAAAAACTTGAAAAGGACCGAAGATCCATCCATGACAGAATGGTCTGGCTTCTTTCAGCAGAACAGAAAAACGTTGCCGAGATGAAGATCAGAGTAGATCCTACCCGCCTGACCCGAAAACTGGATCTCATGCACCAGCAGACAGCTGAACTCGAAGAGCGAATCAGAAGAGCAGCTCTCAGAAGAATCGATGTTGAACGGGAGGCATGCAGAGCATGGTCAGTGATGATGCAGAAAGGTGCACAAAACAGGATCACGAATGCACGTCTCGCGTTTCTTGCGCAGAAGGAGATCATCCTCGGACGTGATCCTTACAAACCGCTTGAACGAGGATATGCTCTCGTGTGGAAAGACGGCGCAGTTGTCCGTTCCGTGAAAAAGATCGCCAAAGATGACCGGCTCAACCTGAAACTTGCCGATGGAGAAATTACATCGGTCGTGGAGAGTATCAAATGA
- a CDS encoding sugar phosphate isomerase/epimerase: MIRLAASSMFFHEYEPQEIFAAVEIAGADTIEFWMETPTFWMRGANVSELIELLDLYPAFAKIAMHAPVFELNPCSFNAKVADLTAEYTLACMDILEQLGGGVLTIHPGKRTSKRPISPIDKERFVHYIDRVGNAAVGSSVTVALENMPPAVNAHMVTAKEIRTVLDEYAWLSFTWDYAHACLTGDPFSFPRECGERIVNIHTSKGDRKSMHSPLAGTPEATELRNVLSEIGYGGLMTFELEDLSLEPHDNNLCPCPLSYEKKTAILAREVEEFSRCRCI; this comes from the coding sequence ATGATCCGACTCGCCGCGTCTTCTATGTTCTTTCATGAATATGAACCTCAGGAAATTTTTGCCGCAGTAGAGATAGCCGGAGCCGATACAATTGAGTTCTGGATGGAAACTCCGACTTTCTGGATGCGAGGGGCGAACGTCTCAGAACTTATCGAGTTGTTGGATCTCTACCCTGCCTTTGCGAAGATCGCGATGCATGCCCCGGTATTCGAACTGAATCCCTGCTCATTTAATGCAAAGGTTGCGGACCTGACAGCAGAATACACGCTAGCCTGTATGGATATTCTGGAGCAGCTTGGCGGAGGTGTTCTCACCATCCATCCCGGAAAGCGGACATCCAAACGTCCCATCAGCCCGATCGACAAAGAACGGTTTGTTCATTATATTGATAGAGTGGGTAATGCCGCTGTCGGCAGCTCAGTCACCGTTGCTCTTGAAAATATGCCGCCCGCGGTGAATGCCCACATGGTCACGGCAAAGGAGATCCGTACTGTTCTGGATGAGTATGCCTGGCTCTCATTCACGTGGGATTATGCTCATGCATGCCTGACAGGTGATCCGTTTTCCTTCCCCCGGGAATGCGGCGAGCGAATCGTGAATATTCATACAAGTAAGGGTGACCGGAAGTCAATGCACTCGCCGCTTGCCGGAACACCAGAAGCGACCGAACTCAGAAACGTTCTTTCAGAGATAGGATATGGAGGTCTGATGACTTTCGAACTTGAAGACCTGAGCCTTGAACCGCATGATAATAATCTCTGTCCTTGTCCCTTGTCCTATGAGAAAAAGACCGCGATCCTCGCTCGTGAAGTTGAAGAGTTTTCCCGATGCCGATGTATTTAA
- a CDS encoding flippase-like domain-containing protein — MDAKQKKFLWISIGLSLAVLLIVVLLTFNEDTIIAIQQLNPLYLLLAFMIHMLAMCFWAARIVVMCRSLGYKVPFGHSLNMVCAGQLVAAITPSQIGGEPVRIHELYKANMPVADATAVVLIERLMEAVLMVLGVILAMGLFSFVYNNGEIPEGLIIAAWCGTAFFTGLLIILVAVMRKPALIKKLSLKIGGLFMKKMNPEKIEKITEQINDGVDQFYNTFKLFAGKAKWGLFIGFILTFCLWACEYSVASIILMGLGYPPNVLLSIVFQLIIAVIMMVPLTPGAAGIAELAYAGFYSLIIPSSVVGLFVVLLRMILYYSNIMIGSIASFRIVKREAANKKVIPDDA, encoded by the coding sequence ATGGATGCAAAGCAGAAAAAATTTCTCTGGATCTCAATCGGGTTGTCGCTCGCGGTTCTTCTGATAGTCGTACTTCTGACATTCAACGAAGATACTATCATTGCTATTCAGCAGTTAAATCCATTATATCTGCTTCTTGCATTCATGATACACATGCTTGCCATGTGTTTTTGGGCCGCCAGGATCGTGGTTATGTGCCGATCTCTGGGATACAAAGTACCGTTTGGTCACTCCCTCAATATGGTATGTGCAGGACAACTGGTTGCGGCCATCACTCCCTCACAAATTGGTGGAGAGCCGGTCAGGATCCACGAGCTTTACAAGGCAAATATGCCGGTGGCGGACGCAACGGCAGTGGTCTTGATCGAAAGACTCATGGAAGCTGTCCTCATGGTCCTCGGAGTGATCTTGGCCATGGGACTCTTCTCCTTTGTATACAATAACGGAGAGATCCCGGAAGGTCTGATCATCGCAGCCTGGTGCGGGACGGCATTTTTTACCGGACTTCTGATAATTCTGGTCGCAGTAATGCGAAAACCGGCCCTCATCAAAAAGCTCTCGCTGAAGATCGGGGGGCTGTTTATGAAGAAAATGAACCCCGAAAAGATCGAGAAAATAACCGAACAGATCAATGACGGAGTCGATCAATTCTATAACACGTTCAAGCTCTTTGCCGGAAAAGCTAAGTGGGGACTGTTTATTGGATTTATACTGACATTTTGTCTGTGGGCCTGCGAGTATTCGGTTGCATCGATCATTCTCATGGGACTTGGATATCCGCCGAATGTGCTTTTGTCGATCGTGTTCCAGCTGATCATCGCAGTCATAATGATGGTCCCGTTAACCCCGGGAGCAGCTGGTATTGCGGAACTCGCCTACGCAGGATTTTACTCCCTCATCATCCCAAGTTCAGTTGTTGGACTCTTTGTTGTCCTCCTGCGAATGATCCTGTATTACTCAAATATCATGATCGGCTCTATTGCCAGTTTCCGGATCGTCAAACGTGAAGCAGCAAACAAGAAAGTGATACCCGACGATGCATGA
- a CDS encoding DUF371 domain-containing protein yields MSVTEIIHCRGHKNVLGLHKSTFEITKETELSPNGDCIIAVGADKGAVDLSPEFRKAVADDTAVLRTTLTCGELSVTILSQGASGITLTHPTDIVWRRSTFVCPRTIAVYSDHTASLLPRELVAALQRGAELTVTLTIEELQ; encoded by the coding sequence ATGTCAGTAACCGAAATCATCCACTGTCGCGGACATAAAAATGTATTGGGGCTTCACAAGAGCACGTTTGAGATCACCAAAGAGACTGAACTCTCGCCAAACGGTGATTGTATAATTGCCGTTGGAGCTGACAAGGGAGCAGTCGATTTATCTCCCGAATTCCGTAAGGCAGTCGCGGATGACACGGCGGTCCTTCGCACAACGCTCACCTGCGGGGAACTTTCCGTAACGATTCTCTCCCAGGGCGCATCCGGCATAACGCTGACTCATCCTACGGATATAGTATGGAGGAGAAGCACCTTCGTCTGTCCGAGGACCATTGCCGTCTACAGTGATCACACCGCGTCGCTTCTCCCCCGCGAGCTTGTGGCTGCGTTACAGCGCGGGGCCGAACTTACTGTGACTCTGACGATTGAGGAACTTCAGTGA
- the xseB gene encoding exodeoxyribonuclease VII small subunit, translated as MTKKETEPTYEEMIAELREIAKQLDDPNTPIEEAVKLHQRGMTLIQKCETFLQKAELTITEVPQSSESQ; from the coding sequence ATGACCAAAAAAGAAACCGAACCAACGTACGAAGAGATGATCGCCGAACTGCGTGAAATCGCAAAACAGCTTGATGATCCAAACACCCCGATCGAGGAGGCAGTGAAACTTCACCAGAGAGGAATGACACTCATCCAGAAATGCGAAACATTTTTACAAAAAGCAGAGCTGACGATCACTGAAGTTCCTCAATCGTCAGAGTCACAGTAA
- a CDS encoding DUF2180 family protein produces MKCYVCEHEGVDRDATGVCIVCGMGLCTKHMVRSDVETWEGGYPFPAKKLKHPIPRILCPECSKAWNGEK; encoded by the coding sequence ATGAAATGTTACGTGTGTGAGCATGAGGGGGTCGACCGGGATGCAACCGGCGTCTGTATCGTATGCGGCATGGGTCTTTGCACGAAACATATGGTTCGTTCCGATGTTGAGACCTGGGAGGGGGGGTACCCCTTCCCGGCAAAGAAACTGAAGCATCCGATCCCCCGGATACTTTGTCCTGAGTGCAGCAAAGCTTGGAATGGAGAAAAGTAA
- a CDS encoding hemolysin family protein, whose translation MVVYTNIIIFIILLICSAFFSASEVALVGISRAKVRALSDTGKRGKRLEKLKNKPDHFLITILIGNNIANVGAAALATAVALEFFQNNGVAIATGVVTLLLLVFGEIGPKTYANRQLERVALFVATPIYFLTKLLSPFFYIYDRFRKKNTSPSVTEEEIREWIDVGEMEGAIEEEEKEMIYSVLRFNDTTAKEIMTPRPDVAVIEDTVTLEEAVSHFRETGFSRVPVYHDKTDNIVGTLNFKDLFNAYSTDNRKASVKTLMLDVYCVPESKKIDVLLRELQVRRVHMAIILDEFGGFSGVVTFEDILEELVGDIMDESDGDEVSDIIPIGEGLYMIDAQVRVAQLNDRFDISLPEDPGNYETIGGLVFSQLGHIPRLGESIPLPRKNITLVVTKMRGRQILKVKMILPPPEYDDQDISGE comes from the coding sequence ATGGTAGTTTATACGAATATCATCATTTTTATCATCTTGCTGATCTGTTCGGCCTTTTTTTCGGCCTCTGAGGTTGCCCTTGTGGGTATTAGCCGTGCAAAGGTTCGTGCACTTTCCGACACCGGTAAACGGGGAAAACGGCTTGAAAAATTAAAAAATAAGCCGGATCATTTCCTAATTACGATCCTGATCGGTAATAATATCGCAAACGTCGGGGCTGCTGCTCTTGCGACTGCCGTTGCCTTGGAGTTTTTCCAGAACAACGGGGTTGCGATCGCGACTGGAGTTGTAACTCTCCTGCTGCTGGTATTTGGTGAGATCGGTCCAAAGACCTATGCCAACCGTCAGCTGGAACGTGTTGCACTGTTTGTTGCAACACCAATCTATTTCCTAACGAAGCTCCTATCACCGTTCTTCTATATTTATGACCGGTTCCGGAAGAAGAACACTTCTCCGTCAGTGACTGAAGAGGAGATCCGTGAATGGATCGATGTTGGAGAGATGGAAGGAGCAATCGAAGAGGAAGAGAAGGAGATGATCTACTCTGTTCTCCGGTTCAATGATACAACGGCAAAAGAGATCATGACGCCGAGACCTGATGTTGCGGTGATCGAGGATACTGTGACCCTTGAAGAAGCTGTTTCACATTTCAGGGAAACCGGTTTTTCACGTGTACCGGTGTATCATGACAAGACTGACAACATCGTCGGAACCCTCAACTTCAAGGATCTCTTTAATGCCTACTCGACAGATAACCGCAAAGCCTCTGTCAAGACCCTGATGCTTGATGTCTACTGCGTGCCTGAATCAAAGAAGATCGATGTTCTTCTTCGCGAACTTCAGGTGCGGCGTGTCCATATGGCGATCATCCTGGATGAGTTTGGGGGATTTTCTGGTGTTGTGACGTTCGAAGACATTCTTGAGGAGCTCGTTGGCGATATCATGGATGAATCCGACGGCGATGAAGTCTCAGATATTATTCCGATCGGTGAAGGTCTGTATATGATCGACGCGCAGGTCCGTGTTGCCCAGTTAAATGACCGGTTTGATATTTCCCTCCCAGAGGATCCGGGAAATTATGAAACGATCGGCGGTCTGGTCTTCTCTCAACTGGGTCATATCCCCCGTCTCGGAGAGTCGATCCCGCTTCCCCGGAAAAACATCACGCTTGTTGTAACCAAGATGCGGGGAAGGCAGATCCTGAAGGTCAAAATGATCCTTCCTCCTCCGGAATATGATGATCAGGATATAAGCGGGGAGTAA
- a CDS encoding FkbM family methyltransferase, with amino-acid sequence MHEVPFFDRLRYQLTKNSRTEDFYRNQYRKIFDRYYIKSKDCLEIGGIRLPVLSHETHPTREEAYYAMEIGDILYPALLGRYHYTDEGPYEWGDVRIDTGDVVFDCGANLGVFSILAASKGAEVYAFEPIREARGILQKTLELNQDLANQVKIIPYAVGDTAGNATFTVLTDTLVGSSMIFDQKGRQETVPVTTIDAFCAENSLTVDFIKADIEGSERRMLVGAQETLAKQGPKISVCTYHLPDDPQVIRDLILKANPSYRIVEKWKKLYAGI; translated from the coding sequence ATGCATGAGGTTCCGTTTTTTGACCGTCTACGCTATCAACTGACGAAAAACAGCAGAACAGAAGATTTTTACCGAAATCAATATCGGAAAATCTTCGATAGATATTATATAAAATCGAAAGACTGTCTTGAAATCGGCGGGATCCGGCTGCCTGTCCTTTCCCACGAGACACATCCGACCCGCGAAGAGGCATATTACGCGATGGAGATCGGAGATATTCTCTATCCTGCTCTGCTTGGGAGATATCATTACACCGATGAAGGACCCTACGAATGGGGAGACGTCAGGATCGATACTGGGGATGTGGTATTTGACTGCGGGGCAAATCTTGGAGTGTTTTCCATCCTTGCAGCATCCAAAGGGGCCGAGGTCTATGCATTCGAGCCGATCCGTGAAGCGAGAGGCATTCTCCAGAAAACACTTGAACTCAATCAGGATCTCGCTAATCAGGTGAAAATCATTCCTTACGCAGTCGGTGATACGGCTGGTAACGCCACATTTACAGTCCTCACAGATACACTGGTCGGCTCATCCATGATCTTCGATCAGAAAGGCAGACAGGAAACGGTACCTGTCACCACCATAGATGCTTTTTGTGCAGAAAACTCCCTGACCGTGGATTTCATTAAAGCAGACATAGAAGGATCTGAACGCCGGATGCTCGTCGGAGCACAAGAGACTCTTGCAAAACAGGGACCAAAGATCTCTGTGTGCACGTATCATCTGCCAGATGATCCGCAGGTGATTCGGGACCTTATCCTGAAAGCAAATCCCAGCTACCGGATCGTTGAAAAGTGGAAAAAACTCTACGCAGGGATCTAA